The sequence CGGAGCTCGGCGCGCTCTTCCGTGGAGAGGTACGTGGGCGCGGGCTCGGAGAGCGTGTTCTGGCAGAGGTAGTTGCCGCGCCCTTTGAGCAGCGTCCACGTCAGCGGCTCGCGCAACTCGCCGTCCAGGGCCTTGGCGAGCGCGGGCAGATCGTGCTGCACCAGTTGCTCCTGCAGCGCGATGGAGGCGGTGACGACGAGGACGGTCCGCCCGGTCTGATCCGCCTGCAGGATGGCCGGCACCAGGTACGCGAGCGTTTTGCCGGTGCCGCACGGGCCTTCGGCGAGGAGCTGGCCGCCCTTGTCGACGGTGTCGGCGATGGCGCGGGTGAGCGTGATCTGGCCCTCGCGAGGCGCGTAGTCCTTCCACTGCTCGGGGAGCACGCGGGAGAAGACGTCCGCGGTGCGGTCGCTGAGGGCGGGCGCTGCAGGCTTGGCCGCCCACGGGCCCTGGAGGATGCGCGCGGGCTCACCCACGGGACACCTCCGCCAGCCTCTCGACCTCGAAGCCCGCGACGATGCATCCGCACCGCGTCGCCGTCTCGACCGCGCGCACCGCATCCTCGACGCTGCGCACGACGGCGACGTTGCGACCGCCCCCGACGATGAGGCCGTCGGGGCGCTGCACCCCGTGGCGCGCGGCGGTGTGCCACCTCTTCTGGTGCTCCTCGACGACACCCTCGGGGGTCTTCACCTCCAGCCAGAGGGCCAGCGAGGAGCCGTGGTAGAGGACCTCGCAGAGCAGGTCGGGCGCGCCGGTGCCCCCGACGCCGTACTCGACGCGAGCGCCGCCCTCGTAGACGGCTGTCCCCACATTGTTCCGCCAGACCGTGCAGCCCGACACCTTGGAGAGCGCCGCCATGATGCGCCCCTGCAAGATCGCCTCGGGGTTGCTGCGCAGGGTCTTCTTCGGGGCCTGATTGACCGCATTACGAGGCATGGACGTCTCCGGCAGTTTGCGAGGCGGCTTGCGAAACGGACTGGTTTTCGAGGTATTCGCGCACCCAGGAGGGCG is a genomic window of Myxococcales bacterium containing:
- a CDS encoding VRR-NUC domain-containing protein — encoded protein: MPRNAVNQAPKKTLRSNPEAILQGRIMAALSKVSGCTVWRNNVGTAVYEGGARVEYGVGGTGAPDLLCEVLYHGSSLALWLEVKTPEGVVEEHQKRWHTAARHGVQRPDGLIVGGGRNVAVVRSVEDAVRAVETATRCGCIVAGFEVERLAEVSRG